One window of Gymnogyps californianus isolate 813 chromosome 10, ASM1813914v2, whole genome shotgun sequence genomic DNA carries:
- the SSR3 gene encoding translocon-associated protein subunit gamma, whose protein sequence is MAPKGGPGGRQQSEEDLLLQDFSRNLSAKSSALFFGNAFIVSAIPIWLYWRIWHMDLVQSAVLYSVMTLISTYLVAFAYKNVKFVLKHKVAQKREDAVSKEVTRKLSEADNRKMSRKEKDERILWKKNEVADYEATTFSIFYNNTLFLVLVIIASFFVLKNFNPTVNYILSISASSGLIALLSTGSK, encoded by the exons ATGGCTCCCAagggcggccccggcgggcggcAGCAGTCGGAGGAGGACCTGCTCCTGCAGGACTTCAGCCGCAACCTCTCCGCCAAGTCCTCCGCGCTCTTCTTCGGCAACGCCTTCATCGTCTCCGCTATCCCCATCT ggCTTTATTGGAGGATATGGCATATGGATCTTGTTCAGTCTGCAGTCCTGTATAGCGTAATGACCCTCATCAGTACCTATCTAGTAGCTTTTGCGTATAAGAACGTCAAGTTTGTTCTCAAACACAA AGtagcacagaaaagagaagatgcTGTTTCCAAAGAAGTTACTCGCAAGCTGTCTGAGGCAGACAATAGGAAGATGTCTCGTAAGGAGAAGGATGAAAG aattctgtggaaaaaaaatgaagttgcagaTTATGAAGCAACAACTTTTTCCATCTTCTACAACAATActctctttctggttttggtcatcattgcttcattttttgtgCTGAAGAACTTCAACCCCACTGT AAACTATATTCTTTCTATAAGTGCTTCGTCTGGACTGATTGCTCTGCTGTCTACAGGATCCAAgtag